Proteins from a genomic interval of Ciona intestinalis chromosome 9, KH, whole genome shotgun sequence:
- the LOC100183429 gene encoding 39S ribosomal protein L12, mitochondrial-like: MPILWRIIRPTVKCLSAVNKSSALHTRVLLSRTATTNAAVEEPLPPPERDNEARVFEPKIVNLVDSISSLTLREVADLNELLKSTLNIKDTPMMAAQVAAPAAAAEAEEKQAVPEKTEFGVKLLEFSPADKIKLIKAIKAVKENFNLVQAKKFVESLPQIVKDEASKEEAEEMKKILEEAGGKVDIV, translated from the coding sequence ATGCCGATATTGTGGAGAATAATCAGACCCACTGTTAAGTGCCTGAGTGCCGTTAACAAATCTTCCGCTCTTCATACGAGAGTTTTATTATCAAGAACTGCCACAACTAATGCTGCTGTTGAAGAACCATTGCCACCTCCTGAAAGAGATAATGAAGCCAGAGTGTTTGAACCCAAAATTGTCAATCTGGTTGACTCAATTTCGAGTCTAACCCTTCGGGAAGTTGCGGACTTGAATGAGCTATTAAAATCgacattaaatataaaagacaCCCCAATGATGGCTGCACAGGTAGCGGCTCCAGCAGCTGCAGCAGAAGCAGAGGAAAAACAAGCAGTTCCAGAGAAAACAGAATTTGGAGTAAAACTTTTGGAGTTCTCACCtgcagataaaataaaactgatcaAAGCCATTAAAGCAGTAAAGGAAAACTTTAACTTGGTTCAGGCGAAAAAATTTGTTGAGAGTTTGCCACAGATTGTAAAAGATGAAGCTTCTAAAGAAGAAGCGGAAGAAATGAAGAAGATACTCGAGGAAGCTGGTGGAAAAGTAGACATTGTGTAA
- the LOC100185803 gene encoding nucleoporin-like protein 2, which translates to MVICKFYQQGNCKFGSRCYNEHVRYNENRSRGQQRSQNDNYGNRGRNQNYVQPSRFDDSNRQHKSHTTDNYSSPFNRGGSNNTNFSSGSEKHHTQQSIDKFHWTSKSQSNRFNALAELEEPPLSSNTVQSEDHASMFKTISEDMALWPSSKMWPFSCYSYAKEKNCVEGLADIQPEEIRTLYYLYGLERYRNILDEVELIYTKRKEELRYMSEETKSSLLLQLGSSIESNPSAGLSIYSLYGPGTEFKSSSKVADVAAFPTQSTVNPTVTSTTTDLFKPAVAQSNPSALPPPSSSFIQPPPATGGALGQMFKTVPAAETKPLVSVSLTTQDPTYTDKTELTATELQQFEAQSFTLGKIPMRPPPKDLCR; encoded by the exons ATGGTTATATGCAAGTTCTACCAACAAGGTAACTGCAAATTTGGAAGCCGATGTTATAATGAACATGTAAGGTATAATGAGAACAGAAGCAGAGGTCAACAAAGGAGTCAAAATG acaaCTACGGCAACAGAGGTCGTAATCAAAACTATGTTCAGCCTTCTCGATTTGATGATTCGAATCGGCAACATAAATCCCACACAACAG ATAACTACAGCAGTCCATTTAACAGAGGTGGAAGCAACAACACAAATTTTTCCTCTGGGTCAGAAAAACACCATACACAACAAAGCATAGAcaa ATTCCATTGGACCTCAAAATCCCAATCAAATCGCTTCAACGCTTTGGCTGAGTTAGAAGAACCTCCATTATCATCCAATACTGTTCAATCAGAAGACCATGCATCTATGTTTAAGACAATATCAGAAGACATGGCTCTGTGGCCAAGTTCAAAAATGTGGCCGTTTTCATGTTATTCATATGCAAAGGAGAAAAATTGCGTAGAAG GTTTGGCCGACATACAACCTGAGGAAATCCGTACTTTGTATTATCTTTATGGTTTGGAGCGATATCGAAATATCTTGGATGAAGTTGAACTTATCTACACAAA ACGCAAGGAAGAGTTGAGATACATGAGTGAGGAAACAAAGTCTTCACTTTTATTACAACTTGGATCATCAATAGAGTCTAACCCATCTGCTGGCCTCTCTATTTATTCTTTGTACGGTCCTGGCACAG AGTTTAAGTCTTCTTCAAAAGTAGCAGATGTTGCTGCGTTTCCTACTCAATCCACCGTAAACCCGACCGTTACTAGCACAACAACTGATTTGTTCAAACCCGCTGTTGCACAATCCAACCCATCTGCTTTACCGCCACCTAGCAGTAGTTTTATTCAACCACCGCCAGCGACTGGTGGCGCACTAGGGCAAATGTTTAAGACAGTTCCAGCCGCTGAGACAAAACCGTTGGTATCGGTGTCATTAACTACGCAAGACCCGACGTACACAGATAAAACTGAACTAACAGCAACTGAACTGCAGCAGTTTGAAGCGCAAAGCTTCACGTTAGGCAAAATCCCAATGCGTCCTCCCCCCAAAGACCTATGCAGGTAG